A region of the Burkholderiales bacterium genome:
GTGCGCAGCCGCCTGGAGCAGCGCTTCGCCGCGGTTCACCGTCAGCTCCGGCGGAATGCGGCGGCACGAGCGGCGGAGGCGGTGGTTGCATTGCTGGAGCCGGTTGCGCCGCCGGCTGAGGGCGAGGCCCGGCGCTCGTGCCGGGTGCACGCATGAGCGTGCGCGGGCAGGTATGCGGGGTGGACGAGGCCGGGCGAGGCCCGCTCGCCGGCCCGGTGTTCGCTGCGTGCGTGGTGCTCGACCCCGAGCGTCCGATCGACGGTCTGGCGGATTCCAAGACGCTGTCCCCGGCACGGCGCGAAGAGCTTGCGCTGCAGATCCGGCAGCGCTGTCTGGCCTGGGCGGTGGCGCAGGCCTCGGTCGAGGAAATCGACTCGCTGAACATCCTGCGCGCGAGCCTGCTGGCGATGCAACGGGCAGTCGAACGACTCGGCATCGAGCCCGGCCAAGTCCTGGTCGACGGAGCGCACTGCCCCGCGGTCCGGTTTCCGGTCCGTGCGATCGTGGACGGCGATGCCTTCATCCCCGAGATTTCGGCCGCGTCGATCCTGGCGAAGACGGCGCGTGACGCCTGCATGCGCAAGCTTCACCGTTGCTACCCGAACTACGGCTTCGACCGGAACAAGGGCTATCCGACGCCGGAGCATCTGGCGGCGCTGCGCCGCCTGGGTGTCTCGCCGGTCCACCGGCGCAGCTTCGCCCCGGTTCGCGCGCTGTGTCCGCCGCTCGATTGATCCGGCCCCCACAGAGGCCAGAGAGCCTCAGTACACGTGGCGCTGCAGGTTGGCCTGCTGCATGATCACGGTGGACAGCTCCTCGATCGAACGGGTGGTGGTGTCCAGGATGGGGATGTTCTCCTGCCGCATGAGCGTTTCCGCGGCGCGCACCTCGAACTGACAGTTGTCCAGCGTCGCATAGGTCGATCCCGGTCGGCGTTCGGCGCGGA
Encoded here:
- the rnhB gene encoding ribonuclease HII — encoded protein: MSVRGQVCGVDEAGRGPLAGPVFAACVVLDPERPIDGLADSKTLSPARREELALQIRQRCLAWAVAQASVEEIDSLNILRASLLAMQRAVERLGIEPGQVLVDGAHCPAVRFPVRAIVDGDAFIPEISAASILAKTARDACMRKLHRCYPNYGFDRNKGYPTPEHLAALRRLGVSPVHRRSFAPVRALCPPLD